DNA sequence from the Mangifera indica cultivar Alphonso chromosome 18, CATAS_Mindica_2.1, whole genome shotgun sequence genome:
TTGATGGCGCTGGCTTATCCTTGAGATTAGCAAGAGTAACCTGGTATTTAATAATCCAACCAAATGCAATCAAAACTCGAGACTGACCATTAATATCAccaaaattcattttcaaaaaccATACTATAAAAATCCCTAAATCGGAAGAAATGCTTTAAGACAAGTAACTCCTGAAAATAAGTATTTAGTAAACCCCTAAATAATCATAACTAACAGACAATACTAAAACAtgctaaattttatcaaatgagtAAATCTAAAAACCCATCatataaattattcatatagAGTTCtcaaaaattgaataagaacAACCCAGAAAATTCCCAATTATCTCCATCGAGAATCCTAAACAATCAGACTCGATATAGAAAACAATGCTCGTACAATAAATTCACAAATGGGTAAAGCCAAACccccaaaatttcaaaaatgtaTAAATGAAATGAATCCAAAAAAGATATTACACAATGGGTTCTTGAATAAAAAtccagaaaaatgaaaaaattgaagcaCCTGAGTAACGGTTTTGCCGTGAGCGTAGTGAAGGAGACCAGAAGGGTGTGTCTTTTCATAGTGAAGCTTGTACCTTCCTTCTGGGGTTTTAAAATAGGTCTTCAGACCGGGAGACTGCGCGTTGGGCGATGAAGATGATGTGGAAATCATACCGTTGGCTGAGTTGATCATGTTTTCGCTTACGGTACAACCGAGAGCATGTGATCATGACACTATGGTTTATGATCTTTTGGTGCGTTTGTGCTGAAGGTTTTCTTCAATGGCAACCGGATCAAAGAGAGGGTTTGGATCGTACGGTTTGCGGCTTATGTGAACGTTGAGGTTGGTTTCTCCTTTGATGTCTCTGTCGTTTAAGATTGGTTAAAAGAGGTTTGACTTTAGAGTGATAAAAGTCAACTAAATGGACGGTGGTGATGAAAAGGAGAGATGATCTcaatatttttgtcaaaattgtGATTTTTCCATTAATATGGCATAGTTATTAGtatacaaatatgatataacatcaatgataaaattatatattttttaaaatttagtaaattaatATGAGGTAATGGTATTAACTCAGTTAGTGCCCAAAGAGGGGACAAGCTGATTCAATTCCATATTCACCCAACTATAATTACCATGTCACACTTCAAAACTGTGGGCAACCCTCAGATGCTTGGCCGGCGCCTTGTGCCTTCAAAGCAAAGCCGGAGAAGGATCTTCCAGCTGCAACTCCTAAAGGATCATCCACTGATGATGCAACTGTTGATACTTCTGCAGCTGCATTGAGTTTTAACCATTGTACTCCAACGGTTTGTCGAAGTTGCAGTTTTTGCTGCTGTTGCTTTCAGGCCATGATTTTGTTCCCATCGATGTTGAAAATTTGTGTTGATTATCATGAGTTCTTTGTATCAGTgcgaaaaaaaaatcaaacatgaaaatgaagataataCGATCAATATAAACAACTGATTTGTTACAAAATGATATATTGTCACATGATTTGTTACAAAACATGTTAAATGGAATTTAAGCCCTACAAATGAATCCATTGAGCAAAACTTTTTTAAGGGATTCCTTTTCTGTTTAACAACCCTCTTTCGATATCCTGAAATATATATGCCACGGCGTACCAGTCAGCATTAGTTAAAATGGGATTCCGAGCTCATGTTCTGAGAGGAACAGAGAACCAGACTTCACCacaattaaaagttaaaatccAAAACCACCAGGGAAGCTGCCGCCAGGAAAGCCTCCTTCAAAATGAGAACTGAATTGCTGCCCTCCACCGCCAAAGTGGAAGCTGCCACCACCTCCTCCATCCATTCCGATATCTTCAATGTCTTCCCCTCAATCAAATCTTGTTCACTTTTCTTCATCTCCAAGAACCTGTGGAGTGCAACACAAATTCCATATCAGGGAACCTTAAATCTATATGTCATCATGACATACCGCCGCCCGGTTGGGATGCTCGATTATAAGTGGCTTCGGAAATTacattacaataataaaaaagttcaaGTAAAAATTGCATTGTCCAACCTCGTATGCCGAAGCAATTTCTTGGAATTTCGCCTCTGCTTCTTCTCTGTTATGAACATTCTCATCTGGGTGCCACTGCAGAGCAAGCTTCTTGTAGGCACGCTTGATCTCACATATGGATGCAGTCTTTGAAACTCCCAAAGTCTTGCACCAATCCTTGCGTTAGCTCATCTTTAAAGCTTTCTCTGTCCTCATCAATGCTTCACGAATATTCATATCCTGCACAAATTTCAGATTTAGCTCTCAAATTGTCCCAGATACTTGAGGCgaagaaaatatctaaatatagTACTGCAACCctaaaccataaaataatatgCTATACAGATGCattaatataagaatattaacATAGAAGTGGCTCTTCCAAAATTTTTGGTCATCATATCAACAGTGAGGTAAAGCATAATGTTCCAATCAGGGACAACTACAAAATTAAAGTATACAAGGTGTTATGCCAAAAAGTTAActgattataataatatactGGCAGCCTACAACACCATTGTTGAAGCTTAAAACATCTTTACACAGATATTACATGAACTTTAATATGACTAACCTGAGGTGATTGTTGAGCAGCTAATTTCAAATCTTCAACTGCTCCTTCCCAGTCCTCAGTTAAAAGTTTAGCTTCACCCCTCTGAAAAATGCCAGGCCAGCTAACAAATGTGAGCAcagatatttataataaaagaactACAAAAAAATTGATCACAGCAACCTAAAGACACTATATGTATAGAATAATTCTTAtgaaatcatatgatgaaaggGAAACACAATGAACCTGAACTAAAGCTTCAAGAAGTTCACCATCAATGTCAAGAGCATCAGTGCGACTACTCAAAGCATCTTTCCCCCTACCAAGCTTGACCAAGACCTTGCACAGACCAAGATGAAGATGCACATTATGTGCAGTATGATTAGGGTCCAAAGCAAGGGCTGCTTTGTAGTCCTCCACTGCGAGGCGCAGCTTGCCCTTATTTACATTATCTCCTGCCTATAGGGAAAAAGGACTTTCAGGtataataacttattataaacatgaaattcatcatttattgCCCTAAGAAGCCCTAAAGAGGGTTGCTTCATGAGAAAAGAACTGAGCCAAACTCCACTACCTCAAACCCCAGCCCactttaaaaaagaattaaaagtaAACATTAAAAGAGAGAATAAAAACACCAAAGAATATATTAGAGGTCTTAcactttttgttttcttaagtaaatttttcaatccGAAATATGCCTTTTAAGTTCATTGTGCTCTGGATCCAAGTGAAGTCCTTTTTGATAATGCCCGAAGATAGCATATATTGTTATCATAAAATTCTATTTTGTACAAATTATATTGTAAATACAACGATTAACAACTAAGATGCTGACAAACCTTTGGGCAACATCATGATCTACTAAATAGTAGTAGGCACGTCCACGGAGCAACAATGCTTCTAGGTTATTCTCATCTTCTTTAAGAATATATCCAGTTTCAGAAATGGAAGTAGAATAGTCTTTAGCTGCCAACAACAACTTCACTTTTAGGAGTATGCAACATCATGATCTACTAAATAGTAGTAGGCACGTCCACGGAGCAACAATGCTTCTAGGTTATTCTCATCTTCTTTAAGAATATATCCAGTTTCAGAAATGGAAGTAGAATAGTCTTTAGCTGCCAACAACAACTTCACTTTTAGGAGTATGGCCTGCAACATGTGATTCACACCAGTTAATAGCCAGCTAAGTACTAATCTTGCTAAGCCTTACGCTTAACTCCCCTGGGTCAGCCAACACACACAGAGCAAAGGATAACTTGGTGCAGGCTGGTGAAAAAACAAGGACAACTTTGTCAATGTATTCCAAAGGTTTTGTGTAGTCACCAAAGTCAAAGAGCTTAAAAGCTGTTTCCAGAGTGCTCTGCGCCTGAAGCTATTGAGAGAGCTCCTTTTCTGCAACTGAGTTCCCAGGTTTCATCTAGAAAAATTCGGTAGTTCTTTTCAGACTCCTCATATCTACATTGAAAAATCACCTGAATCATATAAGCATCCAATCAAGAGTTAGAGGGTaagcaagaaataaaaaagaggcTGCACAAGGTGTTTCtagcttaaatttttttttttttccacaacAGACTGTTAAATTCAACTAAGAtatgaaaaacaatataattaatagTACTGTCTCAAAGCTGGTATCATGGAAGCCAATGCAAGTCTATTTAGTACCTCCAGCTATAACGACACACAATCCAATAGCATGCTAGTTCAGTTTTTTTCTCTAACCGACATAGTTCTAAGCACATTTATAGGCTAACATGAAGTTCCCATGAAGAACTCCAGATGTTCTGAGAAAGCATTTATGAAGCTGGACTAGCATGCTATGTTATTAGATCATGTTGATCAGCATGCAGCTATGGATCATGCTCAATCTTCCatttgtttaaattatcaacagaataagaaaaaaattccgCAGAATTAGAAGGAACTGGTCTCAAACAGGAAAAAAGGTGCTCAGAACACAAGGATATAAAAGTTGAAACAGGGAATTAATATTCCTATAATGTAAAAACACAAAGAATGGCATTGACAGCTGTAATAAAGATAAAGAGTTAAATCGTCAAAAACATGGTAGAAGATGGAACAAATAGAGCCCTCAACAAAGGcttcaaaaattttaaggagttaatATTTCCCACACACCCcccccaccaaaaaaaaaaagttgctcaaaataaagaaaaaaaactttcaatACAAGCAAACCTGCATAACTGGCGCAGGACAGATCCACGATGATAATATGCTTCTGAAAGAGTAGGATCTGCCTCAATGGCAGCATTAAGATCATTAAGTGCCTCACTGTAATGTTTCACCTTAATACTTTGCGAAACTCTTTCGAACAACCCAGCAGCATTTCCAGGTTTCCCATCTACAACATACAATTATAATACCCATAAGAAATGCAAATTAAAACTTCTACGGCTAAGAACCGCAAAGGCATGCATCAAAGTATTCggtttaataattttcaaacataaacACAAAAGCACAAATTTTACTGAATGCTACACTTAATACAGAAAGACACACTAAATGAATTTGTTTACAcgctaaactttaaaaatatgaagcaatttaatcaatctcaaattaCTATAAAGATTAAAGCATTTCTAACCagaaaataacatttacacAACAGGAGCGGATCAAGCcagataatttcatttttagctAAATTAATTCCCAAAGCAAATAGCAATGctttaaactaataaattttaaagccAGAACGGAGGTCGCAGTGAAATGTAAATAATACCTAGAGCTGCAAAAAGCGGCTGCAACAAGAGGAGCTGGCAGGCGAACACAAATTGGAGAATAAATACTGTAAAAAACATGCCTCTCCATGCCACGGCATCAATGACAGAACAGAAACTCAATAGATGCATTTTCAGTTCGTTCGCGCGTAAAATTTATGAAGTTAGATATACGACATGTCGTATTATACCGTAACACTGCGATTCAAAGACTCAAAAGGAGGAAGATGATGAAATCGATCGAACTCTCATTCGTCTGAGGGTTCGTGTGTCATCACACGTTAGTTGGCCCAATCGTTAGAATCCACGTGGAAATGGAACCGTACATGAAACTAATGAAATTTGGCCATGTCAACCCATAACTGTGGGCCTGTGGCCGTGTTTTGGACCTGGGATGTCTTCGACGGAAACCATCTAGGGATCGAGCCCAGTTTTTGGGTTTAGATTTGAATGGAGTTGGTGTgacttaatttgaataaatttaaaatacgcgtgattcaaataaatttgagttaaaatttgattttaaaaattaaatatttttaaattcaaactttgagaGGAGTTTAACTCTTCAAActcataaacataaaaaaatttgattcgaatttattaaaatgatattattgtgattaatatatattaaaataatattattttaatcattttttatttgactaCAGTATCAAACCTATTTCAAAGCTCAATTCAATTCGACATTATAATCAAACTCGAGTTGGTTTTCTTTCAATGAGTCGAACTCAAATAACTTTTAAGTGAACTCAAACTTAACCTCgtctcaattcaaattcaaatctaacttacttcattttaacttaaacttaacATCAATAAGTGAGACTTGTCATAGTTGTCACTCGACAAAAGCATACCCCATAGGGCATGATTCGTAATTTTACAGACAGTGTTAGGTTTGTGGATTGTGTGAATTGCATTAATAGCTTTAGAGTTTAGTTTGCTAGTCGATTTGACATGACTCcctttatataacaaaattaaaaaattataattgttagGGGATATTTGGTTGaggatttcaaaattattttgataatataaattttattatttatattactgtATTTCATTTatcaagtaataaaatattttagtaattctttattattaataataatatgataaataatataaaaaataattttattattatcttcactctatatattaagatattattaaagtaattttaattttattattatctattaattttaaaacaaaaatacccttatttttaattaatataataaataatattttaataatttttattacatctaataattatttttatttattatttttattaatataataattatttatatttaataatttttaaataatttatttttataataatatttaatttttaataataaaatattacttaaattataAGCACCCAAACGGAGAGTTGTTGCCTCCCGTTGAGCTGCCATGAAATTGTCGCTCGGAAGTCAGAGCAGCCCTAATttcgggatattaattaaaataagcaaaaatttttccgcttaaacctttttaggcaaacgcacattaattttacttttataagcaaatttttttgtaactccaaaaataccctcccagccctGTATGCGTAAGCGCTGGAAGGAAGGTTTaagtgcgtgggtgcgtgtGGTGCATGTGCAGTGCATGCACAGTGCGCGCACTGTGCACTGCGCACTGCACACACCGCgcgcacccacgcactcaaaCCTTCCTTCCAGCGCCTACGCATACAGGgctggaagggtatttttgaagttacaaaaaaatttgcttaaacTACTGTGCATtacctaaaaaagtttaagcgaaattttttttgcctattttaattaatatccccctAATTTCAAAGATAGAGCCCGACCCAGGTCTCAAAAAGTTGGTCGATCGCTTGTAGTTCCAATAAAAAAGGTAAAGAACTCATCTCTATaaagtttctattttttattgaaattttcattaaccccctcaattatttattatgaaacTACTCCTACTCTCTTTGCACACTTATTGGGTATACTTCTTTATAACGAGGGCCATGCAAAGTCAAAAATCGTATGTAAGGCCACCACTGCCCTGCACTAGAAGGGTACCCTAAACTTTCCCCTAAATCTAGGGTCCCCACCACAGAAAACCCAAAGCTTTCCATTTTCTAGGcttcttatcttttttcttcttcactgaTAAAACAAAATTGGGTTCATCAGAAACGTAGTCTCATACTCAGCTAGTAGAGATGGTAATTTGGGTCTGACTTTAGGGGTCCTGACCCTCctcgaccctaacggggaggggattctccGATAGAAACGGGGaagggacggggacggggacggggatgaaaaaaatctccgcaATCAGGGACAGACTGGgaatggggatacatgtgtcccctccccgcctCGACCCCTCCTCGCCTCGACCCTTCCCCTCCTCGCCTCAATCcccatctttttatattaatatatttatttaaaatactaatatatttttatagttttaaattatttatgtttttcaaatttatttaggtttttattgtacatatttaaggagttaatatattatatttattatatttgaaatagtagattaattttaattttacttaattttgttatttaatatatttatattgtatttcaaggtaaaaaatatatttttttttttgcgagttcggggaggagatttttctttaCGGGGAGAGGACaaagaatcattttcatctccaTAGCGGGGacagggattgatatcccctacgaggacggggacggggacggggattgagatcctcTCCTCGTCCCTCCTCGCTGCCATCCCTATCAGCTAGTCGTTCATCCAGTTTCCAACTATGCACATTGGAAACTCGAACTTCTTTTCTTAAAAAGACATGAAGGCTTTTTCCATCCATTCAAGTCCTCGCCAATACATAAATTACTATTTGTTGttaatatgcataatattaGGATTAAAGATGGTAATTCGAACCTTCAAATTGGGTCTTTAGTCTGCTCTTTCTAGAATATAAATgagattcttcaataaaaatatgaataaagatAGGGTCAAGAATGATGACGAGGGAGGTTAAAATCTTTGTAATTCAGGATAGGACAGagacaaagataaatatatctttgaCTTGTACCCTATCCAGCTTGTCCCCTCCTTGGTTATTCATCTTCTCTCTTATATATCTCTTGAATTCTTTACATACGAAactacaatgaaaaattttaaattattataaatattattaacacttattaaatatttcattattgttTTAACAAATATGGAAAGGAGAGAAGAAGTTTTCCCACAAGGACAGGGTGGAGAAAGGGAATGAAATTTCTTTGGTAAGAAAGAGATAGAGATTTCCTATTATCCCCACATTAGAGATAGGACGGGGATAGAGAAATGTTTTCCTTACAAGGACAGGATGGGAATTAGGGTATTTGTCCCCTCTCCAATCCGTTGCCATTTCTAGTTAAGATACCTtttgcaaaatataaaattccaGATTATGTCACTGATTGCCTCATTCTTCTTATAAGTCCAATTAATTTAGACTATTGAACCTCCTAAACCCCAAAAGGGAAATGCAATTAATTCAGTCTTAAGCCATGCCTCATTTTTGTTACTTAATTTCTACGAGCTACTAACCCCATCAAACATTTGAAATTGACTAAGCTTTTGCCGAAAGAGTTCATCGACTTTGATGAACTATTTGAAATGTGATATTTCTATCTTTTGGGAATTATAGGTAGAAGGTCTTAATTGAATCAGCCCCTGTAAGAAACCTTAAAAGCATTGCCACAGAAAGTAAACTATAGGCTTCTAGGAATTGGCCATCAATCCCATCAAACCCTTTTGACAAATCAAACGGCTATTGTCAATTCATCATCCCTTCACCCGTAAAAGGCTCTTTACCTCACGATGTTTCTTCATTATATACATAGCTAGATTCTGGCTAGTTTGATTAAACATTACATAGCtcacgattttactcttaacatGAAGACTAAGAGACACACAAAATCCTTCTCGCCTTaattgtatcataaaatatagaaaaatattcatgGCTTCAGTTggattaaacaaatttttaggTTGACGAGATGGGTTCTTAACATTGACAAGCAGTCTGCTATGtctaatatatatacatatatacacacacacacacacatatatacacatatatctatttcaaaagatagaaagaaagaatgaatGACGATAAAAGAGTTGAGACAGAAGGAAAAAACAAGGACAACATGCGTGATCTGGAGTTCTTTCATTGTTTTGTCACTTCAAATATGCACCACTGGCTTCGACCTTCGAGCCCCACCCATCATTCTTTATATGAGCTAGCTGCAATATGGTGAAAATGGCATATGGGTTCGATAAGAATTAACTTTAGTGGTTGCCGGGGAATTGGCTCAAGCCCATGGGGGAACCCATTGTGGCAAATTTTGCTAGCTCTTGTGAGAAAAATGGACGGCCAGATTGATCATTACACATGCCAAGGAAATCTCTTGTAAGACTATTCTCCATTGGATTTGAACCTTGATGCAGCTTCAAGTTTGAAGTACTAGTGCTAGAACTTCCCATTATTCCATCGCTCATGGTTTGGTTGACATTTTGAAAGACTTGTTGCAGTTCGTTTCTGTTCTGATAGAGAGAATTGAAGTTGGTTGTTTTTAAAGAAGATGAGGCTATGACATTGAAACTGTTTCCAAAGAGTGATGAGGGGCTGCTTCTTGTAGAACCCATTTGAGCCGCTTTCTGCAAGAGTGCAGTGGCGGACATGGCCGCAACGGGCTTCGACTGCTTGTTTTGTGAATCGGAATAAAGAGAagaactttcttctttttctccaaaATTAGACATTGAAGATGAGCCAAATATATTACCTGATGATCCCATTTGTACCATTTCTGGAAAACCTATGAAACTCAATCAGTCGCACACAACAATTAACCTAagaaattattgaataattagtACTAAAAAATTACCTGGTGCAGACAAATGATCAGATCGAAAACCAGATCCAAATTGGGAAACTCCTGCAACTTCTTGCAGTCCCTGATTGGAAAATCCATGAGAAGACATATCCATTGTGTCATTTCTGAAATTCAGATTCGTAGCTGCAACTGAAGTGAGTCTTGCACTCTCTTGAGCTAAGGCATCACAGAAAGCTCTGTGGGTGACGAAGCTATCTTTTCTGCAGAATTGAAAGAACAAAACGACATATTTATTTCTTCTGTAGACGTAAAAGATTCAAAGCAAAACAAGAAAGATACCTGGAAAATAAAGTGCCACAGTCACATTTATACTCTC
Encoded proteins:
- the LOC123201421 gene encoding zinc finger protein JACKDAW-like isoform X2, which encodes MQMVSGNTFSSIPSTLGGLPPQGQKQSTNPNPKPNPNPASRKKRNLPGTPDPDAEVVALSPKTLMATNRFICEICNKGFQRDQNLQLHRRGHNLPWKLKQRTNKEVKKKVYICPEKTCVHHDPSRALGDLTGIKKHYSRKHGEKKWKCDKCSKKYAVQSDWKAHSKTCGTREYKCDCGTLFSRKDSFVTHRAFCDALAQESARLTSVAATNLNFRNDTMDMSSHGFSNQGLQEVAGVSQFGSGFRSDHLSAPEMVQMGSSGNIFGSSSMSNFGEKEESSSLYSDSQNKQSKPVAAMSATALLQKAAQMGSTRSSPSSLFGNSFNVIASSSLKTTNFNSLYQNRNELQQVFQNVNQTMSDGIMGSSSTSTSNLKLHQGSNPMENSLTRDFLGMCNDQSGRPFFSQELAKFATMGSPMGLSQFPGNH
- the LOC123201421 gene encoding zinc finger protein JACKDAW-like isoform X1, producing MQMVSGNTFSSIPSTLGGLPPQGQKQSTNPNPKPNPNPASRKKRNLPGTPDPDAEVVALSPKTLMATNRFICEICNKGFQRDQNLQLHRRGHNLPWKLKQRTNKEVKKKVYICPEKTCVHHDPSRALGDLTGIKKHYSRKHGEKKWKCDKCSKKYAVQSDWKAHSKTCGTREYKCDCGTLFSRKDSFVTHRAFCDALAQESARLTSVAATNLNFRNDTMDMSSHGFSNQGLQEVAGVSQFGSGFRSDHLSAPGFPEMVQMGSSGNIFGSSSMSNFGEKEESSSLYSDSQNKQSKPVAAMSATALLQKAAQMGSTRSSPSSLFGNSFNVIASSSLKTTNFNSLYQNRNELQQVFQNVNQTMSDGIMGSSSTSTSNLKLHQGSNPMENSLTRDFLGMCNDQSGRPFFSQELAKFATMGSPMGLSQFPGNH